A region from the Gossypium hirsutum isolate 1008001.06 chromosome A08, Gossypium_hirsutum_v2.1, whole genome shotgun sequence genome encodes:
- the LOC107932880 gene encoding 3-oxoacyl-[acyl-carrier-protein] synthase II, chloroplastic-like isoform 2 (isoform 2 is encoded by transcript variant 2): MASSSSLVSPLCNQSQSPLLHWVADRRKAFISSPCNGGSATSKDGGAFEPCNEYYSSKNGSFSSFFGSKNVSFNINHKHPRLNRGVARSGQAMAVAVEPAREIMTKQKPPTKQRRVVVTGMGVVTPLGHDPDVFYNNLLEGASGISEIEAFDCAQFPTRIAGEIKSLSADGWIAPKLSKRMDKFMLYMLIAGKKALEDGGVTEDVMEELDKEKCGVLIGSAMGGMKVFNDAIEALRISYRKMNPFCVPFATTNMGSAMLAMDLGWMGPNYSISTACATSNFCILNAANHMIRGEADMMLCGGSDAAIIPIGISFLWLGGFVACKALSKRNGDPTKASRPWDVNRDGFVMGEGAGVLLLEELEHAKRRGATIYAEFLGGSFTCDAYHMTEPHPDGVGVVRCIEKALAQSGVPREDINYINAHATSTPSGDIKEYQALLHCFGKNPELRVNSTKSMIGHLLGAAGAVEAIAAVQAIRTGWVHPNINLENPDQEVDTNVLVGPKKERLNVKAALSNSFGFGGHNSSIIFAPYK, translated from the exons ATGGCATCTTCATCATCACTGGTAAGTCCACTATGTAATCAGTCACAGTCTCCACTGCTCCATTGGGTTGCTGATAGAAGGAAAGCTTTTATTTCTTCTCCATGCAACGGCGGCTCAGCCACCAGCAAAGATGGTGGTGCTTTTGAGCCATGTAATGAGTATTATTCCTCCAAAAATGGCAGCTTTTCTTCATTCTTTGGGTCCAAAAATGTTTCCTTCAATATTAATCACAAGCACCCAAGGCTCAATCGAGGTGTTGCCCGATCTG gaCAAGCCATGGCTGTAGCTGTGGAACCGGCGAGAGAGATCATGACAAAACAGAAACCTCCTACGAAGCAAAGACGTGTTGTAGTGACTGGGATGGGAGTAGTAACTCCACTTGGCCATGACCCCGATGTTTTTTATAACAATTTGCTTGAGGGTGCTAGTGGTATAAGTGAAATTGAGGCTTTTGACTGTGCCCAGTTTCCAACC AGAATTGCCGGAGAGATCAAATCTTTATCGGCCGATGGATGGATAGCACCAAAACTATCCAAAAGGATGGACAAATTCATGCTTTATATGCTTATTGCCGGAAAAAAAGCATTAGAAGACGGTGGAGTAACCGAAGATGTAATGGAGGAATTAGATAAAGAGAAATGCGGAGTTTTGATCGGTTCGGCAATGGGTGGTATGAAG GTTTTCAATGATGCAATTGAAGCACTGAGGATTTCGTATAGGAAAATGAATCCGTTTTGTGTACCATTTGCTACTACAAATATGGGTTCCGCAATGCTTGCAATGGATTTG GGATGGATGGGTCCTAACTATTCGATCTCTACCGCATGTGCTACGAGCAACTTTTGTATCTTAAATGCAGCAAATCACATGATTAGAGGCGAAGCT GATATGATGCTCTGTGGTGGCTCTGATGCAGCAATTATACCCATCGGTATCTCTTTCTTGT GGTTGGGAGGATTTGTTGCATGCAAAGCACTGTCCAAGAGGAACGGTGATCCTACAAAAGCTTCACGTCCATGGGATGTT AATCGTGACGGGTTTGTCATGGGGGAAGGTGCTGGGGTTCTGCTTTTAGAAGAGTTGGAGCATGCTAAG AGGCGAGGAGCGACTATCTATGCAGAATTCCTCGGTGGTAGCTTCACTTGTGATGCTTATCACATGACGGAACCACACCCAGATG GAGTTGGTGTTGTTCGCTGCATAGAAAAGGCTTTGGCTCAGTCTGGAGTACCTCGAGAAGATATAAATTACATTAATGCTCATGCTACATCTACACCATCCGGAGACATTAAAGAGTACCAAGCTCTCCTACATTGTTTCGGCAAAAATCCCGAG TTAAGAGTGAACTCCACTAAGTCGATGATCGGTCACCTACTCGGAGCTGCCGGTGCTGTGGAAGCCATTGCAGCGGTACAG GCGATAAGAACTGGTTGGGTTCATCCAAATATCAACCTTGAAAACCCGGACCAAGAAGTG GACACAAATGTGCTCGTTGGACCAAAGAAAGAAAGGTTGAATGTCAAGGCAGCTTTGTCCAATTCTTTCGGGTTTGGTGGCCACAACTCCTCGATCATATTTGCTCCgtacaagtaa
- the LOC121204780 gene encoding ethylene-responsive transcription factor ERF017 encodes MVKQNTGRKPESERPDSRFKGARKRKWGKWVSEIRLPNSRERIWLGSYDTAEQAARAFDAALFCLRGRSAKFNFPDNPPDIAGGGSFTHAEIQAVAARFANSVPPRTHAEEQSTFGFQTESPSPSVSVETVRVDCELPVDDGSFLDDLTMGSGHYDSGYGLFPGFDDFSSDFTGLLSVPNIDCEEDDNLDWNLNSEPFLWNF; translated from the coding sequence ATGGTGAAACAAAACACGGGCCGGAAGCCCGAATCGGAGCGACCCGATTCGAGGTTCAAGGGTGCTCGGAAGAGGAAATGGGGGAAATGGGTATCGGAAATCAGGTTGCCGAACAGTCGTGAAAGGATTTGGTTGGGATCGTACGACACAGCGGAACAAGCGGCGCGTGCATTCGACGCGGCTCTTTTTTGCTTGCGTGGCCGTTCAGCTAAGTTCAATTTTCCCGATAACCCACCGGATATAGCCGGTGGTGGGTCATTTACGCATGCTGAAATCCAAGCCGTAGCTGCCCGTTTCGCCAATTCGGTTCCTCCGAGGACACATGCGGAGGAGCAATCCACGTTTGGGTTTCAAACGGAATCCCCTTCGCCGTCGGTTTCGGTCGAGACCGTACGGGTCGACTGCGAGTTGCCGGTCGATGATGGGTCGTTTCTCGATGATTTGACAATGGGTTCGGGTCATTATGATTCGGGTTACGGGTTATTCCCTGGATTTGATGATTTTTCGAGTGATTTTACGGGATTATTGTCGGTGCCTAACATCGActgtgaagaagatgataatttgGATTGGAATTTAAATTCAGAACCTTTTCtttggaatttttaa
- the LOC121204781 gene encoding peroxiredoxin Q, chloroplastic, which translates to MASSLSLSSHTVASLFPSHTSKPQLSLSKSIPILTKSSQSQFHGLKFSHPSSLKIPRFSTFKTSISAKVNKGTVPPAFTLKDQDGKNVSLSKFKGKPVVVYFYPADETPGCTKQACAFRDSYEKFKKAGAEVIGISVDSAESHKNFAKKYRLPFTLLSDEGNKVRKEWGVPSDLFGTLPGRQTYVLDKKGVVQLIYNNQFQPEKHIDETLKILQSL; encoded by the exons ATGGCTTCTTCTCTCAGTCTTTCAAGCCACACAGTGGCTTCATTATTCCCTTCTCACACTTCAAAGCCGCAGTTGTCACTTTCTAAATCCATCCCAATTCTCACCAAATCATCACAGTCTCAATTTCATGGCCTTAAATTCTCTCACCCTTCTTCTCTTAAAATTCCTCGTTTTTCCACTTTTAAAACCTCGATTTCTGCTAAG GTGAATAAAGGTACAGTTCCTCCAGCATTTACTTTGAAAGATCAAGATGGGAAAAATGTAAGCCTTTCAAAGTTTAAAGGGAAGCCTGTTGTGGTTTATTTTTACCCTGCTGATGAAACCCCTGGTTGCACCAAACAg GCATGTGCTTTTAGAGATTCTTATGAGAAGTTTAAGAAAGCTGGAGCTGAAGTTATTGGGATTAGTGTTGATAGTGCAGAATCTCACAAG AATTTTGCCAAGAAATACAGGCTACCATTTACGTTGCTAAGCGACGAGGGCAACAAGGTGAGGAAAGAGTGGGGAGTTCCATCGGATCTATTCGGAACATTGCCTGGGAGACAAACGTATGTTCTCGACAAAAAAGGGGTTGTTCAACTCATTTACAACAACCAGTTTCAGCCGGAGAAACATATCGACGAAACCTTGAAAATACTTCAAAGTCTGTAA
- the LOC121204782 gene encoding uncharacterized protein: MEGLQNLVRSFPKDTKSGSPSFLPELPYNLRGGGGSGGAAGASSVDTARVLVSRPPRQVVSLWTCSKLSGFCFVAGIIVGYSLKRRVRRWASKLLKRLKDD, translated from the exons ATGGAAGGATTACAGAATCTGGTCCGTTCCTTCCCAAAGGACACAAAATCAGGCTCCCCTTCTTTCTTGCCCGAACTCCCCTACAATCTTCGCGGCGGAGGAGGTAGCGGCGGAGCAGCCGGCGCTTCTTCCGTTGATACAGCTCGTGTTTTAGTCAGCAGGCCTCCTAG GCAAGTTGTTTCGCTGTGGACGTGTTCAAAACTCTCTGGATTTTGCTTCGTCGCCGGAATCATCGTCGGTTACTCCCTCAAACGCCGTGTACGGCGCTGGGCTTCCAAGCTTCTCAAGCGATTAAAAGATGATTAG
- the LOC107932880 gene encoding 3-oxoacyl-[acyl-carrier-protein] synthase II, chloroplastic-like isoform 1 (isoform 1 is encoded by transcript variant 1), whose protein sequence is MASSSSLVSPLCNQSQSPLLHWVADRRKAFISSPCNGGSATSKDGGAFEPCNEYYSSKNGSFSSFFGSKNVSFNINHKHPRLNRGVARSGQAMAVAVEPAREIMTKQKPPTKQRRVVVTGMGVVTPLGHDPDVFYNNLLEGASGISEIEAFDCAQFPTRIAGEIKSLSADGWIAPKLSKRMDKFMLYMLIAGKKALEDGGVTEDVMEELDKEKCGVLIGSAMGGMKVFNDAIEALRISYRKMNPFCVPFATTNMGSAMLAMDLGWMGPNYSISTACATSNFCILNAANHMIRGEADMMLCGGSDAAIIPIGLGGFVACKALSKRNGDPTKASRPWDVNRDGFVMGEGAGVLLLEELEHAKRRGATIYAEFLGGSFTCDAYHMTEPHPDGVGVVRCIEKALAQSGVPREDINYINAHATSTPSGDIKEYQALLHCFGKNPELRVNSTKSMIGHLLGAAGAVEAIAAVQAIRTGWVHPNINLENPDQEVDTNVLVGPKKERLNVKAALSNSFGFGGHNSSIIFAPYK, encoded by the exons ATGGCATCTTCATCATCACTGGTAAGTCCACTATGTAATCAGTCACAGTCTCCACTGCTCCATTGGGTTGCTGATAGAAGGAAAGCTTTTATTTCTTCTCCATGCAACGGCGGCTCAGCCACCAGCAAAGATGGTGGTGCTTTTGAGCCATGTAATGAGTATTATTCCTCCAAAAATGGCAGCTTTTCTTCATTCTTTGGGTCCAAAAATGTTTCCTTCAATATTAATCACAAGCACCCAAGGCTCAATCGAGGTGTTGCCCGATCTG gaCAAGCCATGGCTGTAGCTGTGGAACCGGCGAGAGAGATCATGACAAAACAGAAACCTCCTACGAAGCAAAGACGTGTTGTAGTGACTGGGATGGGAGTAGTAACTCCACTTGGCCATGACCCCGATGTTTTTTATAACAATTTGCTTGAGGGTGCTAGTGGTATAAGTGAAATTGAGGCTTTTGACTGTGCCCAGTTTCCAACC AGAATTGCCGGAGAGATCAAATCTTTATCGGCCGATGGATGGATAGCACCAAAACTATCCAAAAGGATGGACAAATTCATGCTTTATATGCTTATTGCCGGAAAAAAAGCATTAGAAGACGGTGGAGTAACCGAAGATGTAATGGAGGAATTAGATAAAGAGAAATGCGGAGTTTTGATCGGTTCGGCAATGGGTGGTATGAAG GTTTTCAATGATGCAATTGAAGCACTGAGGATTTCGTATAGGAAAATGAATCCGTTTTGTGTACCATTTGCTACTACAAATATGGGTTCCGCAATGCTTGCAATGGATTTG GGATGGATGGGTCCTAACTATTCGATCTCTACCGCATGTGCTACGAGCAACTTTTGTATCTTAAATGCAGCAAATCACATGATTAGAGGCGAAGCT GATATGATGCTCTGTGGTGGCTCTGATGCAGCAATTATACCCATCG GGTTGGGAGGATTTGTTGCATGCAAAGCACTGTCCAAGAGGAACGGTGATCCTACAAAAGCTTCACGTCCATGGGATGTT AATCGTGACGGGTTTGTCATGGGGGAAGGTGCTGGGGTTCTGCTTTTAGAAGAGTTGGAGCATGCTAAG AGGCGAGGAGCGACTATCTATGCAGAATTCCTCGGTGGTAGCTTCACTTGTGATGCTTATCACATGACGGAACCACACCCAGATG GAGTTGGTGTTGTTCGCTGCATAGAAAAGGCTTTGGCTCAGTCTGGAGTACCTCGAGAAGATATAAATTACATTAATGCTCATGCTACATCTACACCATCCGGAGACATTAAAGAGTACCAAGCTCTCCTACATTGTTTCGGCAAAAATCCCGAG TTAAGAGTGAACTCCACTAAGTCGATGATCGGTCACCTACTCGGAGCTGCCGGTGCTGTGGAAGCCATTGCAGCGGTACAG GCGATAAGAACTGGTTGGGTTCATCCAAATATCAACCTTGAAAACCCGGACCAAGAAGTG GACACAAATGTGCTCGTTGGACCAAAGAAAGAAAGGTTGAATGTCAAGGCAGCTTTGTCCAATTCTTTCGGGTTTGGTGGCCACAACTCCTCGATCATATTTGCTCCgtacaagtaa